The Flaviramulus sp. BrNp1-15 genome has a window encoding:
- a CDS encoding NAD(P)H-dependent glycerol-3-phosphate dehydrogenase — protein sequence MDKPLKYAVFGAGSWATAIVKMLCENLDEIGWYMRSVYTKEHLLKEQHNPNYLSSVEFHLEQLKLSNDINEIANYADVLIFAIPSAFMHSELEKLSIDISNKIIVSAVKGIMPESGLLVGEHFHNIYQVPFNNIAVIAGPCHAEEVALERLSYLTISCSDAQKAKEIAKNLSSDYIKTKISDDIIGVEYAVMLKNIYAIAAGIAHGLGYGDNFQSVLMSNAIREMKRFIKKMHKMKRNINNSAYLGDLLVTGYSVFSRNRMFGNMIGKGYTVKSAQMEMSMIAEGYYATKSAHLLNERNKKKTRLPIINAVYEILYENKDPKKVFKKLTERLD from the coding sequence ATGGATAAACCTTTAAAATATGCGGTTTTTGGAGCAGGAAGTTGGGCAACTGCAATAGTGAAAATGCTTTGTGAAAACTTAGATGAAATTGGTTGGTATATGAGAAGTGTTTACACCAAAGAACATTTATTAAAAGAACAACACAACCCTAATTATTTAAGTTCGGTTGAATTTCATTTAGAGCAATTGAAGTTAAGTAATGATATAAATGAAATCGCAAATTATGCTGATGTTTTAATTTTTGCCATTCCTTCTGCTTTTATGCATAGTGAATTAGAAAAACTGTCTATAGATATTTCTAATAAAATTATTGTTTCGGCTGTTAAAGGTATTATGCCAGAGAGCGGTTTGCTGGTTGGCGAACATTTTCATAATATATACCAAGTACCTTTTAATAATATTGCTGTTATTGCGGGCCCGTGTCATGCAGAAGAAGTAGCTTTAGAGCGTTTGTCGTATTTAACCATTTCATGTTCTGATGCTCAAAAAGCTAAAGAAATTGCAAAAAATTTATCCAGCGATTATATTAAAACTAAAATTAGTGACGATATTATTGGCGTAGAATACGCTGTAATGCTTAAAAACATTTATGCTATTGCTGCTGGAATTGCACATGGTTTAGGTTATGGAGATAATTTCCAGAGTGTGCTAATGAGTAATGCCATTAGAGAGATGAAACGTTTTATTAAAAAGATGCATAAAATGAAACGTAATATTAATAATTCTGCATATTTAGGCGACTTATTAGTTACAGGATACTCTGTGTTTTCTCGTAATCGTATGTTTGGCAACATGATTGGTAAAGGCTATACCGTAAAATCTGCGCAAATGGAAATGAGCATGATTGCAGAAGGGTATTATGCTACCAAAAGTGCACATTTACTAAATGAAAGAAATAAAAAGAAAACACGCTTGCCTATTATAAATGCTGTTTATGAAATTTTATACGAGAATAAAGACCCAAAAAAGGTATTTAAAAAATTAACTGAAAGACTAGATTAA
- a CDS encoding tetratricopeptide repeat protein, giving the protein MKKLLYIFSLLLSLSGFAQNQSIFEKANALYNQGKYAEAIDGYNAILDTGKHSSDLYFNLANAHYKLNNIAPSIFFYEKALKLAPNDADIKNNMAFAKNMTVDAIDVIPNAGISKLLNNATHIMSFDVWAKTTIALVFCFVVLFLVYYFSYSTLKKRLAFIGSVVALTLLILTLAFTFHKYNLDKKDNPAIVFAQESKVKSDPNTRSEESFRLHEGTKVQVLETYNDWSKIKLTDGKTGWLITEDIKMLKDF; this is encoded by the coding sequence ATGAAAAAGTTATTATACATATTTTCGTTGTTGTTAAGCTTAAGTGGGTTTGCTCAAAATCAATCTATTTTTGAAAAGGCTAACGCACTGTATAACCAAGGTAAATATGCTGAAGCAATAGATGGTTATAATGCTATTTTAGATACTGGTAAGCATTCCTCAGATTTATATTTTAATCTGGCTAATGCACATTATAAACTTAATAATATAGCTCCCAGTATTTTTTTCTATGAAAAAGCATTAAAATTAGCACCAAACGATGCCGACATTAAAAATAATATGGCATTTGCTAAAAATATGACTGTGGATGCTATTGATGTGATACCAAATGCAGGAATTTCAAAGTTATTAAATAATGCAACTCATATTATGTCTTTTGATGTCTGGGCTAAAACAACCATTGCATTAGTATTCTGTTTTGTTGTTTTGTTTTTAGTCTATTATTTTTCTTATTCAACTTTAAAAAAGCGTTTAGCATTTATAGGTAGTGTTGTTGCGTTAACATTACTAATATTAACTCTAGCGTTTACGTTTCATAAATATAATTTAGATAAAAAAGATAATCCAGCCATAGTGTTTGCACAGGAAAGTAAAGTAAAAAGTGACCCGAATACAAGAAGTGAAGAGTCGTTTAGATTGCATGAAGGAACTAAAGTACAGGTTTTAGAAACATACAACGATTGGTCAAAAATAAAACTCACAGATGGTAAAACAGGATGGTTAATAACAGAAGATATTAAAATGTTGAAAGATTTTTGA
- a CDS encoding SulP family inorganic anion transporter, which translates to MFKTIKKDLPASIVVFFVALPLCLGIALASGAPLFSGLIAGIVGGIIVGALSGSNIGVSGPAAGLAAIVLAAIGTLGGYQNFLVAVVLGGVIQIIFGVLKAGVIGYYFPSSVIKGMLTGIGIIIILKQIPHFFGYDPDPEGDFAFFQVDGQNTFSEIFDTINHITLGSALVGIVGLGILILWDRVLSKKAKIFQLIQGPLVAVVFGIIFYVLTNSHDTLAIAESHLVSVPVPEDTASFFAQFSFPNFAVITNPEIWVVAFTIALVASLETLLCVEATDKLDPHKNVTPTNRELLAQGTGNIISGMIGGLPITQVIVRSSANIQSGGESKMSAIIHGFFLLISVILIPRLLNMIPLSVLAAILLVVGYKLAKPSLFKKMYDLGWKQFIPFTVTVLGIVFIDLLYGIGLGLGVGIIVILLKSYQNSHFLHIEDKSNGKHKIKMTLAEEVTFFNKGAILKELDSLPRDTYLELDLLKTRYLDNDIIEILEDFLFKAKERNIDIKLVSKRGVEENPESFIKFFRERPKSSLSLS; encoded by the coding sequence ATGTTTAAAACTATTAAAAAAGACTTACCAGCGAGTATAGTCGTATTTTTCGTTGCATTACCACTATGTTTAGGTATTGCATTAGCAAGTGGCGCGCCACTTTTTTCAGGATTAATTGCAGGAATTGTAGGAGGTATAATTGTAGGGGCTTTAAGTGGTTCTAATATTGGAGTTAGTGGTCCTGCAGCAGGATTAGCAGCTATTGTACTAGCTGCGATAGGAACCTTAGGAGGTTACCAAAATTTCTTAGTAGCTGTTGTTTTAGGAGGTGTTATTCAAATTATCTTTGGAGTATTAAAAGCTGGGGTTATTGGTTACTATTTCCCTTCATCTGTTATTAAAGGCATGCTTACTGGTATTGGTATTATAATTATTTTAAAACAAATACCACATTTTTTTGGGTATGATCCAGATCCAGAAGGAGATTTTGCCTTTTTTCAAGTAGATGGACAAAACACATTTTCTGAAATATTTGATACAATAAACCATATTACACTTGGTTCTGCTTTGGTAGGAATTGTAGGTTTAGGAATTCTTATATTATGGGATAGAGTGCTATCAAAGAAAGCTAAAATATTTCAGCTTATTCAAGGGCCTTTAGTGGCTGTAGTATTTGGGATTATTTTCTATGTTTTAACAAATTCTCATGATACTTTAGCCATAGCAGAATCTCACTTAGTGAGTGTTCCTGTTCCAGAAGATACTGCCTCATTTTTTGCACAATTTAGTTTTCCAAATTTTGCAGTTATAACAAATCCAGAAATTTGGGTTGTGGCATTTACCATTGCGTTGGTAGCCAGTTTAGAAACACTTTTATGTGTAGAAGCTACTGATAAGTTAGACCCTCATAAAAATGTTACACCAACAAATAGAGAGTTACTAGCACAAGGAACAGGAAATATTATTTCTGGAATGATTGGAGGGTTGCCAATTACACAAGTAATTGTTCGTAGTTCTGCTAATATCCAATCTGGAGGAGAATCTAAAATGTCTGCTATAATTCACGGTTTCTTTTTATTAATCTCGGTAATATTAATACCAAGATTATTAAATATGATTCCTTTATCTGTTTTAGCAGCAATTCTTCTAGTTGTTGGATATAAACTAGCAAAACCATCATTATTCAAAAAAATGTATGATTTAGGATGGAAACAGTTTATTCCATTTACTGTTACTGTTTTAGGAATTGTATTTATCGATTTATTATACGGAATTGGTCTGGGCTTAGGAGTTGGTATAATAGTTATTTTACTTAAAAGCTACCAGAACTCTCATTTCCTTCATATAGAAGATAAAAGTAATGGTAAGCATAAAATAAAAATGACCCTTGCAGAAGAAGTTACCTTTTTTAACAAGGGAGCTATTTTAAAGGAGTTAGACAGCTTGCCAAGAGACACTTATTTAGAGCTTGATCTTTTAAAAACAAGATACTTAGATAACGATATTATAGAAATTCTTGAAGATTTTCTATTTAAGGCAAAAGAACGTAATATAGATATCAAGTTAGTATCTAAACGAGGTGTTGAAGAGAATCCTGAAAGTTTTATTAAATTCTTTAGGGAAAGACCAAAATCTAGTTTAAGCTTAAGTTAA
- a CDS encoding CvpA family protein: MSVIDIVLGALILFGLVRGLMKGLFVEVASLIALVAGVYGAIHFSNFAAEFLQNKTEWNEKTINITAFAITFVIIVLAIGLAGKALTKLADFAALGIINKLLGAAFGALKIALILSVVLNIFDKMNSTITFIDEGNIEESALYKPVKSLVPTIFPNLLTSKEDNPPSENEA, translated from the coding sequence ATGAGTGTTATAGATATTGTTTTAGGGGCTTTAATTTTATTTGGACTAGTTCGTGGTTTAATGAAAGGGCTTTTTGTTGAAGTTGCATCATTAATTGCTCTTGTTGCAGGTGTTTATGGTGCCATACATTTTAGCAATTTTGCCGCTGAGTTTTTACAAAATAAAACAGAATGGAACGAGAAAACCATTAATATTACTGCTTTTGCTATAACCTTTGTAATCATAGTTTTGGCCATAGGACTTGCAGGAAAAGCATTAACCAAATTAGCAGATTTTGCTGCTCTAGGAATAATAAATAAATTACTTGGCGCTGCCTTTGGTGCTTTAAAAATTGCACTTATTTTGAGTGTAGTTTTAAATATTTTTGATAAAATGAATAGTACCATTACGTTTATTGATGAAGGAAATATAGAAGAATCTGCACTCTACAAACCTGTAAAATCTTTAGTACCTACAATATTTCCAAATCTTTTAACTTCTAAAGAAGATAATCCTCCCTCTGAAAACGAAGCATAA
- a CDS encoding carbonic anhydrase family protein, whose product MKAHTKETQATMTPEKSLRFLKEGNVRFQNNLKANRNLLEQVNDTKEGQFPFATILSCIDSRVSAELVFDQGLGDIFSVRIAGNFVNEDILGSMEFACKLAGTKLIVVLGHTSCGAVKGACDHAKMGNLTKLIEKITPAVNAVSEPKDENLRNSKNLEFVDNVSKKNVELTIERIHEESPILSEMEKKGEIKIIGAMYNIHTGVVEFYE is encoded by the coding sequence ATGAAAGCACATACTAAAGAAACTCAAGCAACTATGACTCCAGAAAAATCGTTGCGGTTTCTAAAAGAAGGCAATGTAAGATTTCAAAATAATTTAAAAGCTAACAGAAACTTATTAGAGCAAGTAAACGACACTAAAGAAGGACAATTTCCTTTTGCAACCATTTTAAGTTGTATAGATTCTAGAGTGTCTGCAGAACTAGTCTTCGATCAAGGTTTAGGAGACATTTTTAGTGTAAGAATTGCAGGAAACTTTGTAAATGAAGATATTCTTGGAAGTATGGAATTTGCTTGTAAGCTTGCCGGAACAAAACTAATTGTAGTTTTAGGTCATACAAGTTGCGGAGCTGTTAAAGGCGCTTGCGATCATGCAAAAATGGGTAATTTAACAAAACTTATTGAAAAAATTACACCTGCAGTAAACGCGGTTTCTGAGCCTAAAGATGAAAATCTTAGAAATTCTAAAAATTTAGAGTTTGTTGATAATGTATCAAAAAAGAATGTGGAGTTAACCATAGAAAGAATTCATGAAGAAAGTCCAATTCTTTCAGAAATGGAGAAAAAAGGCGAAATAAAAATAATTGGTGCGATGTATAATATACATACCGGAGTGGTTGAGTTCTACGAATAA
- a CDS encoding universal stress protein, whose product MKNNKHKILVLSDLKSSDSTMLKNTVSLAKIIDADIDFLCIKKPTEVVKKENQLSAMRTINQEHFSTKKQIKSLLNPINKAYNTNINYTLRYGNVKNEIANYIESYQPDIVVLGKRKSKLLSVMGDNILKHVFKQHSGTIMISGEENVLEPNNDLTLGLFNDANGSFHFADNLIKHTQKPLKAFKIVKNPDNVTSTNIDDKKTIEYVFEENDNVFKNLSNYLLKNNVNLLCINRKSKKLKKTNKNLKNVINNLNVSLFLTTEQNLKYQ is encoded by the coding sequence ATGAAAAACAATAAGCATAAAATATTAGTACTATCAGATTTAAAATCATCTGATAGTACTATGTTAAAAAACACAGTAAGTCTTGCTAAAATAATTGATGCTGATATAGATTTTTTATGCATTAAGAAGCCAACAGAAGTTGTTAAAAAAGAAAATCAACTCTCTGCAATGCGAACTATAAATCAAGAGCATTTTTCAACAAAAAAACAAATTAAAAGTTTGTTAAATCCAATAAATAAGGCTTACAACACTAATATAAACTATACATTGCGGTACGGTAATGTAAAGAACGAAATAGCAAATTATATAGAAAGCTATCAACCAGACATTGTAGTTTTAGGTAAAAGAAAATCTAAATTATTAAGTGTTATGGGAGATAATATTCTAAAACATGTATTTAAACAACACAGTGGAACCATTATGATTTCTGGCGAAGAAAATGTTTTGGAACCAAATAATGATTTAACTTTAGGGTTGTTTAACGATGCAAATGGTTCGTTTCATTTCGCAGACAATTTAATAAAGCATACACAAAAACCTTTAAAGGCATTCAAAATTGTTAAGAATCCAGATAACGTTACATCAACAAACATTGATGATAAAAAAACTATAGAATATGTTTTTGAAGAGAATGATAATGTTTTTAAAAACCTTTCTAACTATTTATTAAAAAACAACGTAAATCTGTTGTGTATAAATAGAAAAAGCAAAAAACTTAAAAAGACAAATAAAAACTTAAAAAACGTTATTAATAACCTTAATGTATCTTTGTTTTTAACCACAGAACAAAACCTAAAATATCAATAA
- a CDS encoding nicotinic acid mononucleotide adenyltransferase produces the protein MKTLKLLSGFALIATLFTSCYTEVLVDDYYDDVPPISLNQLLSSHELWYVDINSTSGYGETPFLQKAFTISFRNGVVYANNNIVGLGDNGYGFGIDVGEYDAYDMILDVYHDIDGFSTFDVYQIDSNTIELYNPNNDTSYFLDGYQRSNFDYDFVFYDNIHYFLQEYEAWEKTYTSDFGALNEFDNENYLQFLAGGNDSTFRSSQDIDVSNPSNIYWDYTGVYGVGDVSNNMYLKTLTLDYDFFDNEYFEMSVINDGKIELFHPASETIYEFEGRGYIQFLKTGNTKGKETTTKDKKRKFRKDKVENPRENTRVK, from the coding sequence ATGAAGACTCTAAAATTACTTTCAGGCTTTGCTTTAATAGCAACATTATTTACATCGTGTTACACAGAAGTGTTAGTTGATGATTATTATGATGATGTACCTCCAATTTCGTTAAATCAATTATTAAGCTCTCATGAGTTATGGTATGTAGATATTAATTCAACCTCAGGTTATGGTGAAACACCGTTTTTACAAAAGGCATTTACAATTTCGTTTAGAAATGGTGTTGTTTATGCAAATAACAACATAGTTGGATTAGGCGATAACGGATACGGTTTTGGTATTGATGTTGGCGAATATGATGCTTATGATATGATTTTAGATGTTTACCATGATATTGATGGGTTTTCAACCTTTGATGTATATCAAATAGACAGTAATACTATAGAACTTTACAACCCTAATAATGATACGTCGTACTTTTTAGATGGGTATCAACGAAGTAATTTTGATTACGACTTTGTATTCTATGATAATATTCATTATTTCTTACAAGAGTATGAAGCTTGGGAAAAAACATACACAAGTGATTTTGGGGCATTAAATGAATTTGATAACGAAAACTATTTACAATTTTTAGCAGGTGGAAACGATTCAACTTTTAGAAGTTCGCAAGACATAGATGTTAGTAATCCAAGTAATATATATTGGGATTATACAGGAGTTTATGGAGTAGGTGATGTTAGTAATAATATGTATTTAAAAACTTTAACATTAGATTATGATTTCTTTGACAATGAATACTTCGAAATGAGCGTTATAAATGATGGAAAGATAGAGTTGTTTCATCCAGCATCTGAAACTATTTACGAATTTGAAGGTAGAGGATACATACAGTTCTTAAAAACAGGAAACACAAAAGGCAAAGAAACAACAACAAAAGATAAAAAACGTAAGTTTAGAAAAGATAAAGTAGAAAACCCTAGAGAAAACACAAGGGTGAAATAA
- a CDS encoding DUF2490 domain-containing protein, with product MNYKKHLAALIITLMLPFFSTSQDSNLGNWLIYFGNKKFNQKWNLHHEVQYRNYNAIGDLEQLLLRSGLGYTFNEGKNNFLLGYGYILSENYVGNTDEKISVNEHRIYQQFISTQNIGSVQIGHRYRFEQRFVEEDFKMRFRYFLSMKVPLCKKENQESKYYLSAYNEIFLNTKSSIFDRNRLYGGIGYNINKNVRIEAGYMNQFFETSGRDQINLITFVNF from the coding sequence ATGAATTACAAAAAACATTTGGCAGCATTAATAATAACATTGATGCTGCCATTTTTTTCAACAAGTCAAGATAGTAATTTAGGTAATTGGTTAATTTATTTTGGTAACAAAAAATTTAATCAAAAATGGAACTTGCATCATGAGGTGCAATACAGAAATTATAATGCCATTGGAGACTTAGAGCAATTGCTTTTAAGATCGGGTCTGGGTTACACATTTAACGAAGGGAAAAACAATTTTTTATTAGGCTATGGCTATATTTTATCTGAAAATTATGTAGGTAATACAGATGAAAAAATTTCGGTAAATGAACATAGAATTTATCAGCAATTTATATCAACACAAAATATTGGTAGTGTACAAATAGGTCATCGTTACAGATTTGAGCAGCGTTTTGTTGAAGAAGATTTCAAGATGAGGTTTAGATATTTTTTAAGCATGAAAGTGCCTTTATGTAAAAAAGAAAACCAGGAAAGTAAATATTACTTATCTGCATACAACGAAATATTTTTAAACACAAAATCATCTATTTTCGATAGAAACAGGCTTTATGGAGGTATTGGTTACAACATTAATAAAAATGTTAGAATAGAAGCAGGTTATATGAACCAGTTTTTTGAAACTTCTGGTAGAGATCAAATTAATCTCATAACCTTTGTAAACTTTTAA
- a CDS encoding SulP family inorganic anion transporter, protein MKNFFSNIKGDAFGGITAGIVALPLALAFGVSSGLGPSAGLYGAIFISFFAALFGGTNTQISGPTAPMTAVSMVIIAGIIAANDGSVEKALPAILTVFLLAGLIQIGLGLIGLGKYIRYIPYPVVSGFMTAIGVIILVTQILPMLGYYPKEDMDYVNQFKPQAEEVILENILKEEAGEGILVLEDFKETINRAEKVTEADILKESTTLAGKDASGVIGALKVLPRALQNINWLEIILALGTIFIIYGFKRITTKIPSTLVALIVMSAVAILAGLDYRPIPEIPQGLPELKTEIFTQFSLGSITPYVFTALTLSLLGAIDSLLTSVVADNMTKTKHKPNKELVGQGIGNSIASLFGGIPGAGATIRTVVNINSGGKTRLSGMIAGVLLFIILLALAPLASKIPAAVLAGILITVGIGVMDYKGLKAIPYLPKDVKIGPLKFSMEVVIMLTVLGLSTFWNLVYAVGIGLVIASLMFMKKIGDLTAERSDVKALKEEAWKDEIGFPDNLKEEVFIKHIKGPLFFGSTSDFQALSKQIPDTATTVIIRLGRMQYMDQSGLYAMEDVLQDLSNKNIEVLFVGLLDQPKYMMERIDIIPDLIPREHIFETFKECLMWVKDNVKDIY, encoded by the coding sequence ATGAAAAATTTTTTTTCAAATATAAAAGGTGATGCTTTTGGTGGTATTACTGCAGGTATTGTAGCATTACCATTGGCATTAGCATTTGGTGTATCTTCTGGATTAGGACCAAGTGCCGGATTATATGGTGCTATTTTTATTAGTTTTTTCGCTGCGCTTTTTGGAGGTACTAATACCCAAATATCTGGTCCTACTGCTCCAATGACAGCAGTAAGTATGGTAATTATTGCGGGAATAATTGCAGCTAACGATGGCAGTGTTGAAAAAGCTCTACCAGCCATTTTAACAGTCTTTCTTTTAGCAGGGTTAATACAAATAGGTTTAGGTCTTATAGGTCTAGGTAAATATATTCGTTATATACCATACCCAGTGGTTTCTGGATTCATGACTGCAATCGGTGTAATTATCTTGGTTACTCAAATTTTACCAATGTTAGGTTACTACCCTAAAGAGGATATGGATTATGTAAACCAATTTAAACCACAAGCAGAGGAAGTTATTCTAGAAAACATTTTAAAAGAAGAAGCAGGAGAAGGTATTTTGGTTTTAGAAGATTTTAAAGAAACTATCAATAGAGCCGAAAAAGTAACAGAGGCAGACATTTTAAAAGAATCTACTACACTTGCGGGTAAAGATGCATCAGGTGTTATAGGGGCTTTAAAAGTATTACCTCGTGCTTTACAAAATATTAATTGGCTAGAAATTATCCTAGCCTTAGGAACTATTTTTATTATTTATGGTTTCAAGCGGATAACAACTAAAATACCAAGTACCCTTGTAGCACTTATTGTTATGTCTGCTGTTGCAATTTTAGCAGGATTAGATTATAGACCAATTCCAGAAATACCACAAGGCTTACCAGAATTAAAGACTGAAATTTTCACTCAGTTTAGCTTAGGAAGTATTACGCCTTATGTTTTTACAGCATTAACGCTATCGCTTTTAGGAGCAATAGACTCCTTACTAACTAGTGTTGTGGCAGATAATATGACTAAAACTAAACATAAGCCTAATAAAGAATTAGTAGGACAAGGAATAGGAAATAGTATTGCATCACTATTTGGTGGAATACCGGGAGCAGGAGCAACTATTAGAACAGTAGTAAATATTAATTCTGGTGGTAAAACCAGATTATCAGGTATGATTGCAGGTGTTTTACTTTTTATAATTTTACTTGCATTAGCACCTTTAGCATCTAAAATACCGGCTGCAGTGTTAGCAGGAATCTTAATTACAGTAGGTATTGGTGTTATGGATTATAAAGGCTTAAAAGCAATACCTTACTTGCCTAAAGATGTTAAGATAGGGCCTTTAAAATTTAGTATGGAAGTAGTAATAATGCTTACTGTTCTTGGGTTGTCAACGTTCTGGAACCTTGTGTACGCTGTTGGTATTGGATTGGTGATTGCTTCATTAATGTTTATGAAGAAAATAGGAGATTTAACTGCCGAACGTTCAGATGTTAAAGCATTAAAAGAAGAAGCTTGGAAAGATGAAATAGGATTTCCAGATAATCTAAAAGAAGAAGTGTTTATAAAACACATTAAAGGACCTCTATTTTTTGGGTCTACAAGTGATTTTCAGGCATTGTCAAAACAAATTCCAGATACAGCAACTACGGTTATTATACGTTTAGGCAGAATGCAATATATGGATCAATCTGGATTATATGCTATGGAAGATGTGCTACAAGACCTCAGTAATAAGAATATTGAAGTACTTTTTGTAGGCCTCTTAGATCAACCCAAATATATGATGGAACGTATAGATATTATACCAGATTTAATACCTAGAGAACATATCTTCGAAACATTTAAAGAATGTTTAATGTGGGTTAAGGACAATGTAAAGGATATTTATTAA
- the pheS gene encoding phenylalanine--tRNA ligase subunit alpha yields MIDKIKELIAEAEAFKAQSKEEVEAFRIKYLGKKGLLNDFFAEFKNVANDQKKEFGQTINKLKKTAEDKVSALKEELESKEEVKGVYGDLSRPGEPIQIGARHPISIVKNQIIDIFSRIGFNVSEGPEIEDDWHNFTALNLPEYHPARDMQDTFFIQTNPDILLRTHTSSVQVRYMENNKPPIRTISPGRVYRNEAISARSHCFFHQVEGLYIDKDVSFADLKQTLQHFTTEMFGKSKIRLRPSYFPFTEPSAEVDVYWGLETEIDYRITKGTGWLEIMGCGMVDPNVLENCGIDSKEYSGFAFGMGIDRIAMLLHQIGDIRLLSENDVRFLEQFKSAF; encoded by the coding sequence ATGATAGATAAGATAAAAGAACTTATAGCCGAAGCTGAAGCTTTTAAAGCCCAATCAAAAGAAGAGGTAGAGGCATTCCGTATAAAATATTTAGGTAAAAAAGGTTTGCTAAACGACTTTTTTGCTGAGTTTAAAAATGTAGCAAACGATCAAAAAAAAGAATTTGGTCAAACCATTAATAAACTTAAAAAAACAGCCGAAGATAAGGTAAGTGCTTTAAAAGAAGAGCTTGAAAGCAAAGAAGAAGTAAAAGGTGTTTATGGCGATTTATCGCGTCCAGGAGAACCTATTCAAATTGGTGCGCGCCACCCTATTTCTATTGTTAAAAATCAAATTATAGATATTTTTTCCCGTATTGGATTCAATGTAAGTGAAGGACCAGAAATTGAAGATGATTGGCACAATTTTACAGCCTTAAACTTACCAGAATATCATCCGGCTCGTGATATGCAGGATACGTTTTTTATTCAAACCAATCCGGATATTTTATTGCGTACACATACCAGTTCTGTGCAAGTACGTTATATGGAAAATAATAAACCGCCTATTCGTACAATCTCACCAGGTAGAGTGTATAGAAATGAAGCTATTTCGGCGCGTTCGCATTGTTTTTTCCACCAAGTAGAAGGTTTATATATAGATAAAGATGTAAGTTTTGCAGACTTAAAGCAAACACTACAACACTTTACAACTGAAATGTTTGGAAAAAGTAAAATACGTTTACGTCCGTCTTACTTCCCATTTACAGAACCAAGTGCTGAGGTTGATGTGTATTGGGGCTTAGAAACCGAAATTGATTACCGCATAACAAAGGGTACTGGTTGGTTAGAAATTATGGGTTGTGGTATGGTGGATCCAAACGTTTTAGAAAATTGTGGTATAGATTCTAAGGAATATTCTGGTTTCGCATTTGGTATGGGTATAGACCGTATTGCTATGTTATTACATCAAATTGGCGATATCCGATTATTAAGTGAAAACGATGTGCGTTTTTTAGAGCAGTTTAAATCTGCATTTTAG